A single window of Nicotiana sylvestris chromosome 3, ASM39365v2, whole genome shotgun sequence DNA harbors:
- the LOC104240598 gene encoding uncharacterized protein has translation MANKFVTTHAGAKKAETRVNDIFVVRQLPGEGLRDFLARFNRQISFHTTAAPIPSIAASFSTFPSSLVAALLLLLELLICQAYAYILNNCDEVQEYIREHEVEVNNQRRGSRWSNAKNHSQNFSQWFETRVLHEDVSDLIKQLSIGPNSIAKRYSGYLINGYRFHTRQRDARHKTQNSGVTLDVLTTSFASSKDKTPVDANLTYYGRIIDIVELDYYGHFKVVLFKCDWYEVEEDIKGLTYVYFNKKCYQEEPFILAYQAHQCFCVQDPYDQDKHYVMKTVPRDLFSISGQIESNALHCYENEPSEHLAGPSMPDDNGEVVLIRNHLQAMIIDVPPKGFLA, from the exons ATGGCCAACAAGTTTGTCACCACCCATGCTGGGGCTAAAAAGGCGGAGACCCGGGTAAATGATATATTCGTCGTTAGGCAATTGCCTGGCGAAGGACTCAGGGACTTCCTCGCCCGGTTTAACAGG CAAATCAGTTTCCACACCACCGCTGCTCCAATACCGTCAATTGCTGCTTCTTTTTCTACGTTTCCTTCATCCTTGGTTGCTGCTCTTCTATTGCTTTTAGAATT GTTAATATGTCAGGCATATGCATACATATTGAACAATTGTGATGAAGTTCAAGAATACATCAG AGAACATGAGGTGGAGGTTAATAATCAGAGGCGAGGATCTAGATGGAGCAACGCTAAAAATCATAGTCAAAACTTCTCTCAATGGTTTGAAACTCGTGTATTGCATGAGGATGTGTCCGACCTGATAAAACAGTTATCCATAGGACCAAATTCAATTGCCAAAAGATATTCTGGGTATCTCATTAATGGATATAGATTCCATACGAGGCAGCGTGATGCAAGGCATAAAACGCAAAATAGTGGTGTTACATTAGATGTCCTAACGACAAGCTTTGCAAGCTCAAAGGATAAAACTCCAGTTGATGCGAATTTGACTTATTATGGCAGAATAATAGATATAGTTGAGTTAGACTACTATGGCCATTTTAAGGTTGTGTTGTTTAAGTGCGACTGGTATGAGGTTGAAGAGGATATTAAAGGCCTTACTTATGTCTACTTCAATAAGAAATGCTATCAGGAAGAGCCTTTTATTCTAGCATATCAAGCACACCAATGCTTCTGTGTGCAAGATCCATATGATCAAGATAAACATTATGTTATGAAGACTGTCCCGAGAGACTTGTTTAGCATAAGTGGCCAAATTGAATCTAATGCCCTACACTGTTATGAAAATGAGCCGTCTGAACATTTGGCGGGCCCATCTATGCCGGATGATAATGGTGAAGTTGTCTTAATAAGGAATCATTTACAAGCAATGATTATTGATGTGCCTCCAAAAGGATTTCTTGCATAA